From Mucilaginibacter rubeus, a single genomic window includes:
- a CDS encoding circadian clock KaiB family protein, producing the protein MELGEVVKYELRLYVAGKTAKSVTALTNLKKYCEEHLKGQYVIEVIDLLQQPQLAEGDQIFAVPTLVRKVPEPIRKIIGDLSNEEKVLVGLNIRPVKNI; encoded by the coding sequence ATGGAACTGGGAGAAGTAGTAAAATACGAGTTGCGATTATATGTAGCAGGTAAAACGGCTAAATCTGTTACGGCCCTCACAAATCTTAAAAAATATTGTGAAGAACATTTAAAAGGTCAATACGTTATTGAAGTGATTGACTTGCTGCAACAACCACAACTGGCGGAGGGTGATCAGATTTTTGCTGTACCTACGCTGGTAAGAAAAGTACCTGAACCAATTCGCAAAATAATAGGCGATTTAAGTAACGAGGAAAAAGTTTTAGTGGGATTAAACATTAGGCCTGTAAAAAATATATAA
- a CDS encoding MutS-related protein has translation MYYFIFSAIVVFIIIGLLFIKSYYNKLRLAKKRLAKVQGKWGKPVNARRNFDLIRIYLDAIDSKDKLSAQTANDLDLNSVFNYIDRTNSKPGKQYFYNLLHHPTTDIDALHELDNSVEDLNLDIPGREKLEVELSKLSSPDAYFIADLFLKEHKPVFAPVMNFYIRMSPFLIIAALISLAVIPNIFSFIFLVLLFAYNIAIHFTSQKTISTYTKSLPQMLIMHKVAVTLVKSGKFGQVPGVKQSLTNLTGLKRALKFVDIESSFISGSSDIGYAAFQLFKLLFVIEPNTYTSSLKHISKYRDDIKEVYKFIGWADTLIAIQSIRDGLPVYAKPEFTGADGKIEITELFHPLVENCVANSLYTTDADRGALITGSNMSGKTTFIKALALNTLLSQTIFTSCAKVYKAPVLKIQTSIKTGDNIDEQKSYFQAEASAILNIIDNSSQKEEIKSLVIIDEIFRGTNTIERIAAAKSVLSYITAKQNFVFVSTHDLELAELLDEDFIVYSFTDSKDGRVLVFDYLLKRGLLKSTNGIAILKSMGYPETVIDEANIISERMMNKYLV, from the coding sequence ATGTATTACTTTATCTTTTCTGCAATAGTTGTTTTTATCATAATCGGGTTGCTGTTTATCAAGTCATATTATAATAAATTACGACTGGCAAAAAAGAGGTTGGCGAAGGTTCAAGGTAAGTGGGGGAAGCCTGTGAACGCCCGCCGTAACTTTGACCTGATCAGGATTTACTTAGACGCGATAGATAGTAAGGATAAGCTCTCGGCCCAGACAGCTAACGATTTGGACCTCAATAGTGTTTTTAATTATATCGACCGTACAAACAGTAAACCAGGTAAACAATACTTCTATAATTTGCTGCATCATCCAACAACCGATATTGATGCCTTACATGAACTTGATAACAGTGTTGAGGATCTCAATTTAGACATACCGGGCAGAGAAAAGCTGGAAGTTGAGTTGTCAAAACTTAGTAGTCCGGATGCTTACTTTATAGCCGATCTTTTTCTGAAAGAACATAAGCCTGTATTTGCCCCGGTGATGAATTTTTACATCAGGATGTCTCCCTTCTTGATCATCGCTGCTTTAATATCACTGGCAGTAATCCCCAATATTTTCAGCTTTATCTTTTTAGTGTTGTTGTTTGCTTACAATATCGCGATCCATTTTACCAGTCAAAAAACAATTTCTACATATACCAAATCATTGCCCCAAATGCTGATCATGCATAAAGTTGCGGTGACGCTGGTAAAAAGCGGAAAGTTTGGCCAGGTTCCGGGGGTAAAACAATCGCTTACCAACTTAACCGGTTTAAAACGGGCGCTTAAATTTGTGGATATAGAAAGTAGCTTTATAAGTGGCTCAAGTGATATTGGGTATGCAGCTTTTCAGCTATTTAAATTGCTTTTTGTAATTGAGCCCAATACTTACACTTCATCATTAAAACATATCAGTAAATACCGTGACGATATTAAAGAAGTATATAAATTTATTGGTTGGGCTGATACGCTGATAGCCATTCAATCAATACGAGATGGCTTGCCGGTATATGCTAAACCGGAGTTTACGGGTGCTGATGGTAAAATTGAAATTACGGAACTTTTTCATCCGCTGGTAGAAAACTGTGTGGCCAATTCCCTTTATACAACAGATGCAGATAGGGGAGCGTTGATCACCGGGTCAAATATGTCGGGTAAAACTACTTTTATTAAAGCGCTGGCATTAAATACACTATTGTCACAAACGATATTTACCAGTTGTGCAAAGGTGTACAAAGCACCTGTACTAAAAATACAAACCAGTATTAAAACCGGCGACAATATCGACGAGCAAAAAAGTTATTTCCAGGCGGAAGCTTCGGCAATTTTAAATATTATCGATAACAGTTCGCAAAAGGAAGAAATAAAAAGCCTGGTTATTATCGATGAAATTTTCAGAGGTACCAATACCATCGAGCGTATCGCAGCAGCAAAATCGGTACTGTCATATATCACCGCTAAGCAGAATTTCGTGTTTGTATCTACCCACGATCTTGAACTGGCCGAATTGCTTGACGAAGATTTTATAGTATACTCGTTCACCGACTCAAAAGATGGGCGTGTGCTTGTATTTGACTATCTCCTGAAGCGTGGCCTGCTTAAAAGCACCAATGGTATCGCCATACTTAAGTCAATGGGATATCCTGAAACTGTTATTGATGAAGCCAATATCATAAGCGAGCGAATGATGAATAAGTACCTGGTGTAA
- a CDS encoding ATP-binding protein, with translation MESVKSTYEQLQTENDELRFLLEEANDTIEAIRSGQVDALVVKGDEGHQLYTLKTADQTYRVFIEKMNEGAVTLNREGIILYSNSRFASMVNEPLEKVIGIHFDVFIAEVSAGKYKEVIKDGWNNDCKGEILLSSLEGKLTPCLLSCTTLDLDEGTALSLILTDLTSQKETEWELKIKNDQLEEAQNIAERLNNELEDTVRERTSDLLISREHFKLLANNIPQMTWTNLPGGEVNFYNQRWFDYTGLRYGETAGWGWQQIVHPDDLQRTLDVYLDSLKTGKVFELENRYLRWDNTYRWHLNRAVPLRDDTGEILFWVGTATDIEEQKKQLDLKDEFIGVASHELKTPLTSLKGYLQLISVYKREEVPPMIKQYVEKASGALNKLQRLVNDLLDVSKIHAGRLEYVMAEVNLSELISLTLENAVHLYPEFEFINLSKSEFFIEGNAGRLEQVLVNLINNSVKYSTDNKKIIIKTEQNNKKVRVSVTDFGIGMSAEQIDHIFERFYRVEDKKFMASGLGMGLYISAEIINNHKGSIGVVSELGEGATFYFELPLLEK, from the coding sequence ATGGAGTCAGTTAAATCTACATATGAGCAATTACAGACAGAAAATGATGAACTTCGCTTTCTGTTAGAAGAAGCAAATGACACCATCGAGGCTATTCGCAGCGGCCAGGTTGACGCGCTTGTGGTTAAAGGCGATGAAGGTCATCAACTTTATACGCTAAAAACGGCTGATCAAACCTATCGTGTGTTTATTGAAAAAATGAACGAAGGGGCCGTTACGCTGAACCGGGAAGGTATTATACTTTACAGTAATTCGCGTTTTGCGAGTATGGTTAATGAGCCACTTGAGAAAGTGATCGGTATACATTTTGATGTTTTTATCGCGGAGGTTTCGGCCGGAAAATATAAGGAAGTAATAAAGGATGGTTGGAACAATGATTGTAAAGGCGAAATATTGTTATCAAGTCTTGAAGGTAAGTTAACACCGTGTTTGCTATCATGCACCACACTCGATCTTGACGAGGGAACAGCGTTAAGTTTGATCCTAACCGATCTGACAAGTCAAAAAGAAACTGAGTGGGAACTGAAAATTAAGAATGATCAACTGGAAGAAGCCCAGAATATTGCCGAAAGGCTGAATAATGAGCTTGAGGATACAGTTAGAGAGCGCACCAGTGATTTATTGATAAGCAGGGAACATTTTAAATTGCTTGCCAACAACATTCCTCAAATGACCTGGACAAATCTGCCCGGCGGGGAGGTTAATTTTTATAATCAGCGCTGGTTTGATTATACAGGGCTGAGGTATGGGGAAACCGCGGGTTGGGGCTGGCAGCAGATTGTGCATCCGGACGATCTGCAAAGAACGCTGGACGTTTATCTCGACTCATTAAAAACCGGGAAGGTATTTGAGCTGGAAAACAGGTATCTGCGTTGGGATAACACCTATCGCTGGCATCTTAACAGGGCTGTGCCTTTAAGAGATGATACGGGGGAAATTCTTTTTTGGGTGGGTACTGCTACCGATATTGAAGAGCAGAAAAAACAACTTGATCTGAAGGATGAATTTATCGGTGTTGCCAGTCATGAACTTAAAACACCCTTAACGAGTTTAAAAGGTTATTTACAACTTATTTCGGTTTATAAAAGGGAGGAAGTACCTCCAATGATAAAACAATACGTTGAAAAGGCGAGCGGGGCGTTAAATAAGCTTCAACGCCTTGTGAATGATTTGCTTGACGTAAGTAAAATACATGCCGGGCGACTTGAGTACGTCATGGCTGAAGTAAATCTTTCCGAGTTAATAAGTCTAACCCTGGAAAACGCGGTTCACCTTTATCCCGAATTTGAGTTCATTAATTTATCCAAAAGTGAGTTTTTTATTGAAGGCAACGCCGGGCGCCTGGAACAGGTATTGGTAAACCTGATCAACAATTCGGTAAAATACTCTACCGATAACAAAAAGATCATCATTAAAACAGAGCAAAACAACAAAAAAGTACGCGTATCTGTAACCGATTTTGGCATAGGGATGTCTGCTGAACAAATAGATCATATTTTTGAACGCTTTTATCGTGTTGAGGATAAGAAGTTTATGGCGAGCGGTCTCGGCATGGGCCTTTATATTTCGGCCGAGATCATTAATAATCATAAAGGGAGCATAGGTGTAGTAAGTGAACTTGGAGAAGGCGCTACTTTTTATTTTGAACTGCCTCTGCTCGAAAAGTAA
- a CDS encoding enoyl-CoA hydratase/isomerase family protein, with protein sequence MSAENGNISIVTEPDGITIISFYHPAQNSLPSALLKQLADAVHSAGNDPQTKVVILKSSGDRTFCAGASFDELLQIKDRETGALFFEGFSNVINACRKCPKIIIARVQGKAVGGGVGLAAAADYCLASEAASIKLSELTIGIGPFVIAPAVIRKIGLSAFSQLTIKATDFQTAQWAKQNGLYHEVHEDFPALDAAVSELAQKLASYNPEALSSLKQLLWDGTADWDVLLKQRAAVSGELVLSDFTQQALNAFFKDRAK encoded by the coding sequence ATGTCTGCCGAAAACGGAAATATATCGATTGTAACGGAACCTGACGGAATTACTATCATAAGCTTTTATCATCCTGCACAAAATTCATTGCCTTCGGCACTTTTGAAGCAACTGGCTGATGCCGTGCATAGTGCAGGTAATGATCCGCAAACAAAAGTAGTTATATTAAAAAGTAGTGGCGACCGCACTTTTTGCGCAGGTGCAAGCTTTGACGAGTTATTACAGATTAAAGACAGGGAAACCGGTGCTTTATTTTTCGAAGGTTTTTCTAACGTGATAAACGCCTGTCGCAAATGCCCTAAAATAATTATTGCAAGGGTGCAAGGCAAGGCTGTAGGGGGCGGTGTTGGCCTTGCCGCCGCGGCAGATTACTGTTTGGCCAGCGAGGCGGCTTCAATAAAGTTAAGCGAGCTAACTATAGGCATAGGGCCGTTTGTGATAGCACCGGCGGTAATTCGTAAAATAGGGTTATCCGCATTTTCGCAACTTACTATTAAAGCCACTGATTTTCAAACGGCGCAATGGGCCAAACAAAATGGTTTATACCATGAGGTTCATGAAGATTTTCCGGCTCTTGACGCAGCCGTATCCGAACTTGCTCAAAAACTTGCTTCTTATAACCCAGAAGCCCTGAGTTCTTTAAAACAGCTACTTTGGGATGGTACCGCCGATTGGGATGTTTTACTCAAACAACGTGCTGCAGTTAGCGGTGAGTTGGTGCTATCTGATTTTACGCAGCAGGCTTTAAACGCTTTTTTTAAAGACCGAGCTAAGTAA
- a CDS encoding DnaJ C-terminal domain-containing protein, translating to MAFIDYYKVLELDKNASEKDIKNAYRKLARKYHPDLNPNDEEANKKFQQLNEANEVLSDPEKRKKYDKYGENWQHGEAYEQQARQQAGAQGSGYGGYSDFGGAEGFGSAEGFGSEDFSDFFQSMFGGAGGSRSGRQAKYRGQDYNASLSLNLRDVIETHKQTLTVNGKNIRITIPAGVENGQTIKIAGHGSPGVNGGPAGDLYIQFNVAPDPDFKRDGNNLYTSQKLDLYTAVLGGEVTAETLTGKVKIKVKPETQNGTKVKLKGKGMPVYKKDNEFGDLYLTYDIQTPTNLTEKQKQLFEELAKSSA from the coding sequence ATGGCTTTTATAGATTATTACAAAGTATTAGAGCTTGATAAAAACGCGTCTGAAAAAGATATAAAAAATGCTTATCGTAAACTGGCCCGCAAGTATCACCCCGATCTAAATCCGAATGATGAAGAGGCCAACAAAAAATTCCAGCAGTTAAACGAGGCCAACGAAGTATTAAGCGATCCGGAAAAGCGAAAGAAATACGATAAATACGGCGAAAACTGGCAGCATGGTGAAGCGTACGAACAACAGGCCCGTCAGCAAGCGGGTGCACAGGGCAGCGGTTACGGTGGCTATAGTGACTTCGGCGGAGCGGAAGGTTTTGGAAGTGCCGAAGGATTTGGAAGCGAGGATTTTTCGGACTTCTTTCAATCGATGTTTGGCGGTGCAGGCGGTTCACGTAGCGGCAGGCAGGCAAAGTACCGCGGACAGGATTATAATGCTTCTTTAAGCTTAAACCTGCGTGATGTTATTGAAACGCACAAACAAACGCTTACTGTTAACGGTAAAAATATCCGCATAACCATACCTGCCGGTGTTGAAAACGGACAAACGATTAAAATAGCTGGGCACGGCTCCCCTGGCGTAAACGGCGGCCCTGCCGGCGATCTTTATATTCAGTTTAACGTTGCCCCCGATCCGGATTTTAAACGCGACGGTAATAATTTATACACCTCACAAAAGCTTGACCTGTACACCGCTGTATTAGGAGGAGAAGTAACAGCAGAAACCTTGACGGGTAAGGTAAAAATTAAAGTAAAGCCCGAAACACAAAATGGTACAAAGGTAAAACTGAAAGGCAAAGGTATGCCTGTATACAAAAAGGACAATGAGTTCGGCGATCTTTACCTTACTTACGATATCCAAACCCCAACCAATCTTACCGAAAAGCAAAAACAGTTATTTGAAGAATTAGCTAAATCTTCAGCCTAA
- a CDS encoding circadian clock KaiB family protein, with translation MTEHNQLPLNADDNLSEGDSQLFRLRLFVIGASPNSIRAITNLKNICEEHIKANYELEIIDVYQQPLIAEAEQIVALPLLIKKSPGTERKLIGDMSNTAKVLKGLGIYSES, from the coding sequence ATGACGGAGCACAACCAATTGCCTTTAAATGCCGATGATAATTTAAGTGAGGGGGATAGCCAGCTTTTTCGATTGCGTTTATTTGTGATTGGGGCATCGCCTAATTCTATCCGGGCTATTACCAACCTTAAAAACATTTGTGAAGAACATATTAAAGCTAATTACGAGCTGGAAATAATTGATGTATACCAGCAACCACTTATAGCCGAAGCAGAACAGATTGTGGCACTGCCGCTGCTGATCAAAAAATCTCCCGGTACCGAACGAAAACTGATAGGGGATATGTCAAACACCGCCAAGGTTTTGAAGGGGCTTGGTATATATTCGGAGAGTTAA
- a CDS encoding chaperone modulator CbpM, producing MKTAELIAANDFCVYHNVEYTFITSLHEAGLVEVTIINETTFIPQTELQKLEKLITLHELDINIAGIEAISHLLDRVEKLQQDMRYLKNRLSLYE from the coding sequence ATGAAAACAGCAGAATTAATAGCAGCAAACGATTTTTGTGTATATCATAATGTTGAATACACTTTTATTACTTCATTACATGAAGCAGGATTGGTTGAGGTTACTATCATTAACGAAACTACCTTCATCCCTCAAACCGAATTACAAAAGCTGGAAAAATTGATAACCCTGCATGAACTGGATATCAATATAGCCGGCATTGAGGCTATCTCCCACCTGCTTGACCGGGTTGAAAAATTACAGCAGGATATGAGGTACCTGAAAAACAGGCTGAGTTTATACGAATAA
- a CDS encoding PAS domain S-box protein, producing MLVFNWLLTGWLLNLMVSIVVAGFALMLLSYIEKKRVENENKIIELNNALTERMQQHASELVNTVVKLEVSEEKYRSLIEQASDAIYVIDFEGRFTEVNASMCRMTGYSREELLQLKIEQIIDPENLKAEPVTLGPDDLHVAVMRERRFIRKNRQVFDVEINVKRFTKDSVLVMARDITNRKIMQAGLKEAELKFRTLAEKSMVGVYIVQKGTFTYVNPRFAQVFGYQPDELIGVSSVDVIVSEHHKDMVLEHVRARLSGEVESVNYEVMGRCKDGSNNWIEFYGTRARIDEVPTIIGSMIDITGRKKIEEELRQSEQKYKLLFDSNPLPMWMIAKNDLSIIAVNHAAIKHYGYTADEFLSMTIKDVRPPEQWDAMYKGYSETAPNWGNTITTLHRRKDGSMINVQIFGQDIVYEGRLVRLSIANDITEKLRSEELLQKSEANLQTILNTTDTAYALFDKDFKVQAFNHKAVGFVKSQFHHDPQNGNKLSDFFPRERFSQLLEFTGQVLNGQNVSYEVDYPQADGSKCWFYVRLFPIKDSQENILGLMMALYDITERKNIENNLQLAYERIHNHINRIKNMAWKQSHYMRSPVANLKGLADLLKDNPTDTETLDYMIAELERLDNVIIEMASDAASHD from the coding sequence ATGCTTGTTTTTAATTGGCTGCTAACAGGTTGGTTGTTAAACTTGATGGTAAGTATAGTTGTTGCCGGCTTCGCCCTGATGCTGCTAAGTTATATTGAAAAAAAGAGGGTTGAAAATGAAAATAAGATTATCGAGCTTAACAATGCCCTCACCGAAAGGATGCAGCAGCATGCCTCCGAGCTTGTTAATACCGTTGTTAAACTCGAAGTTAGCGAAGAAAAATATCGTTCCCTTATTGAACAGGCGTCTGATGCCATATATGTAATTGATTTTGAAGGGCGTTTTACCGAAGTGAACGCGAGTATGTGCAGGATGACAGGATACAGTCGTGAAGAGTTGTTGCAGCTTAAGATTGAACAAATTATCGATCCTGAGAATTTAAAGGCCGAACCAGTAACGCTTGGCCCGGACGATTTGCATGTAGCCGTAATGCGTGAGCGCAGGTTTATCAGGAAAAACAGGCAGGTTTTTGATGTAGAGATCAATGTAAAAAGATTTACAAAGGATAGCGTACTGGTTATGGCCCGTGATATTACTAACCGCAAAATTATGCAGGCCGGGCTTAAGGAAGCCGAACTTAAATTCCGCACCCTGGCCGAAAAATCAATGGTAGGGGTTTACATTGTACAAAAAGGGACCTTTACCTATGTTAACCCGCGGTTTGCCCAGGTTTTTGGCTATCAACCGGATGAGCTTATCGGTGTTTCATCAGTTGATGTTATCGTTAGCGAACACCATAAAGATATGGTGCTGGAACATGTAAGGGCAAGACTGTCGGGTGAAGTAGAAAGCGTTAATTACGAGGTGATGGGCCGTTGTAAGGATGGCTCCAATAATTGGATTGAGTTTTACGGAACAAGGGCGCGGATTGATGAAGTGCCAACAATCATTGGTTCGATGATAGATATTACCGGGCGGAAAAAGATTGAAGAAGAGTTAAGACAATCTGAACAGAAATATAAGTTGCTTTTTGACAGCAATCCTTTACCGATGTGGATGATTGCCAAAAACGATCTGTCGATCATAGCTGTAAACCATGCAGCAATAAAACATTACGGCTATACGGCTGATGAGTTTTTGAGCATGACCATCAAGGATGTGAGGCCTCCCGAACAATGGGATGCGATGTACAAGGGCTATTCGGAAACGGCGCCAAATTGGGGCAATACCATAACCACGTTGCATCGCAGAAAGGACGGATCGATGATCAATGTGCAGATCTTTGGGCAGGATATAGTTTATGAAGGACGTTTAGTGCGACTTTCAATTGCTAATGATATCACGGAAAAACTCCGGTCGGAAGAATTGCTTCAAAAATCAGAAGCAAACCTGCAGACCATTTTAAACACCACCGATACGGCATACGCCCTGTTTGATAAAGATTTTAAGGTGCAGGCTTTTAATCATAAAGCAGTTGGATTTGTGAAAAGCCAGTTTCATCACGATCCTCAAAATGGTAATAAGCTATCCGATTTTTTTCCGAGGGAGCGATTTTCACAACTTCTTGAATTTACCGGGCAGGTTTTAAACGGACAAAATGTAAGCTATGAGGTAGATTACCCGCAGGCTGACGGCTCAAAATGCTGGTTTTATGTGCGCCTTTTTCCGATAAAGGACAGCCAGGAGAATATATTAGGTTTGATGATGGCCCTTTATGACATCACAGAAAGAAAAAACATTGAAAATAACCTGCAGCTTGCCTACGAAAGGATCCATAATCACATTAACCGGATAAAAAACATGGCATGGAAGCAATCGCACTACATGCGGAGCCCGGTAGCCAATTTAAAAGGCCTTGCAGATCTATTAAAAGATAATCCCACCGATACGGAAACCCTTGATTACATGATAGCCGAACTCGAACGCCTTGACAATGTAATTATTGAAATGGCCAGTGATGCAGCCAGCCACGATTAA